The stretch of DNA ACTGGTTGACTTCAACTTGATGAAACGTGATATTTGGAATAGGTTTTTGTAAACGAAATGGCATATTCGATGTAATGAAATGCACTTCGTGACCACGTTCAGCCATTAAAATGCCCAGTTCAGTCGCAATGACACCTGATCCACCTATAGAAGGATAACAAGTAATTCCAATCTTCATAAATGCTAGCCCCCTTTACGATTTTCTTTCAAATCGATGTTTATCACGACGATTGAATTTTTCCATTGTTTGGTTAAAACTGTCGGTCATATCGATATTAAGGGAATTGGCAAGACAAAGTAGAACAAAAAGATTATCTCCTAATTCTGCTTCGATGGTGTTGGCAGCTTCACTCTCTTTTTTCTTTTTTTCACCGTGATAATGATTGATTTCTCGCGCAAGTTCACCGACTTCCTCAGTTAATCGAGCGAGATTGGCAAGTGGTGAAAAATACCCCGTTTTAAATTGTGAGATGTATGCGTCCACTTCTTTTTGCATTTCCGAGAGTGATTGTTGTTTCATCATAGGACACCCTTTCTAAATTCATTCTTCTTTATCTTACATGAAATGTATGGTATTGAGCAATCCATGCACTTTAATAATGTATGAAAGTTGATATTTGCTTTTTATTTGCGGTGGAAAGTGAAACGCGTGTGTAGAAATTGTATGTAGCAGTGGTCAACCCATTTTTTAAAAGGATAATGCATATTTCTGATGGCTGAGGTTGTACCTATCATTACAGAGCGGTGTATGAGAAATAAGCCACAACCTATCTTTCAATAATGGGGGGGGTTCAAAAGGCACGCTGCTCATGCACTTAAGTGGAAAAACTAAAAAGAGTTGGAAGTGATCTCCCAACTCTTTTTTGACTATTCTGTTGAACGAGCGATAAGAATGAAGCGCAGTAATTCAGCGACTGCAACTGCTGTTGCTGCAACATAAGTCATCGCAGCTGCTCT from Staphylococcus lutrae encodes:
- a CDS encoding nucleotide pyrophosphohydrolase, with amino-acid sequence MKQQSLSEMQKEVDAYISQFKTGYFSPLANLARLTEEVGELAREINHYHGEKKKKESEAANTIEAELGDNLFVLLCLANSLNIDMTDSFNQTMEKFNRRDKHRFERKS